The window CAGAAAGCGGCTGGCGTAGCGGAGGAGGCCGAGCTCCAGCGGATCCCCCGCCCCCGTGGCGAGGTCGGCGTCGTTGCAGAGGACCATGGCCAAAAGGGCTTTCTCCGGGTCGGGGCTCAGGAGCTCCTGGACCTCCATGCGGTTTTCCGTGAGGGTGCCCGTCTTGTCGGTGGCGATGACGGTGACGCTCCCCAGGGCCTCCACCGCCGAAAGACGCCGCACCACCGCCTTGCGCCGGGCCATCCTCTCCACCCCCAGGGCCAAGGCCAGGGTGAGGACGGCGGGAAGCCCCTCGGGGACGGCCGCCACCGCCAGGGCCACGGCGAAGAGGACCACCTTGGCGGAAACCCCCTCCACCAGGAACCCCAGAAGAAGGAGGCCCAAGGCAAGAAGCAAGACCAGGCGGGCCACCCGGTGCCCAAAGGCGTGGAGGCGGCGCTCCAGGGGAGTCTTCTCCTCCTCCATCTCGGCGAGGAGATGGGCGATCCGGCCCATGGCGCTTTGCGCCCCCGTGCGGGTCACCTCTAAGAGGGCCCGGCCCCGGACGAGAAGGGTCCCGGCGAAGACCTCCTCCCCTACCCCCTTCTCCACGGGGACGCTCTCCCCGGTGAGGACGCTCTCGTCCACCAAGAGGCCGCTCCCCTCCAGGAGGACGCCGTCTGCGGGGACGCGGTCGCCGGCCTCGAGGCGCACCACGTCCCCAGGGACGAGCCCGCGGGCGGAAAGGCGCTGAAACCTTCCGTCCCTAAGGACCCAGACGGAAGGCTCGGCCAGGGCCTTGAGGCGCTTCAAGGCCTCCTCGGAGCGCTTCTCCTGGAAGGCACCGAGGAGGGCGTTGAGGAGCAGGATGGCCAGGATGACCAAGGACTCCAAGGGAACGCCCCGCGCCCCCTCATAAAGCCATAAGAGGAGGTCCACCAGGAGGGCGAGGAGGAGGATGTAGATGAGGGGGCTTTGGAACTGGCGCAGAAGCTTGCGGGAAAAAGGCTCGGCAGGACGCTCGGGCAAGGCGTTTGGCCCGTACTCCCTGAGCCTTTTCTTCGCTTCTTCTGAAGTGAGGCCAAGCATCGCTCCTAGCCTACACCGAGACCTTGGGGACCTATGTCCCCCGGAGAAGCCCCTCCACCACCCGCAGGAAGGCCTGGGCCTCAAAGGGCTTGCCCAGGAAGGCCTGGGCCCCGGCCTCGAGGGCCCGGCGCTGGCTTTCCCGGGAGACGCTGGCCGAGACGGCGAGGACCGGCGGCCCCGCCTCCTCCCGGATGCGGCGGATCACCTCCTCCCCGGGGATCCCGGGCATGATGAGGTCACACACCACGAGGTCAAACCCTTCGGCCAGGCGCCTAAGGCCCACCTCCCCGTTCGGGGCCCAGACCACCTCGTGCCCTGCCCGCTCCAGAAAGCGGCGGAGCATGTGCCCCACCAGGGGCTCGTCCTCAATCACCAGGATGCGGGCCATACAGGGGCAGGATAACCCGGAAGAGGCTCCCCTTTCCCTCCTCGCTCTCCACCTCTATCCGCCCCCCGTGGGCCTCCACGATGTGCTTGGAGATGAAGAGGCCAAGCCCGGTGCCCGCCACGCCCCGAACCCCGGGATGCTTCGCCCGGGCATAGCGCTGGAAGAGCCTGGGGATCTCCTCCTTGGGGATCCCGGGCCCGGTGTCCTGGACCTCCACCCACACCTCCTCCCCCCGCACCCCGGCCCAAAGCCGCACCGAACCCCCAGGGGGCGTGAACTTGAAGGCGTTGGCGAGAAGGTTGCCCACCACCTGGACGATCCGGTCCGGGTCCACCTCCATCAGGGGAAGCTCCTCCACCTCCACCCGGAACTCCACCCCGGAAAGCCGGGCCACCCCCTGGAAGCTCCGCGCCAGTTCCAGAAGCAGGGGCTTGAGGTGGACGGGGCGGCGGGAGACCTCAAACCGGCCCGCCTCGAGGCGGCTCGTGTCCAGGAGGTTGTCCACCATGTTCTTGAGGCGGAAGGCGCTCTCCAGAATGAGCTCCACCGACTCCTGGGCCTCCGGGGGAAGGGGTTCTTGGCGCAAAAGCTCCGCCAGGCCCAGGATGGCCGCCAGGGGCGTCCTGAGCTCGTGGGAGACGGCGGCGAGAAACTCCCCCTTGAGCCTTTCCGCCTCGAGCCTGGGCCGGAGGTCGCGCACGTTCACCACCACCCCCCCGACCCTGGGGTCCTTTAGGAGGTTCCGCCCCCAGGCCTCCACGGGGATGGGGGTGCCGTCTTGGTGGAGGAGCCGGAACTCCCCCCTGAGCGTCGCCTCGGGCCTGGCGAGGAGCTCCTGGAAGAGGGCACGGGCCCGCTCCTGGTCCTCGGGGTGGACGAAGGCCAAAGCGTCCAGGGCGGCACGGCGGTACCCCTCGGGGTCGTAGCCGAGGACGGCGCGCACGCTCGGGCTCACGAAGCGGATGCGGGCCTCCTCGTCCAGCACGTAGACCACGTCCTGGGAGTGCTCAAGGAGGGCCCGAAGCCGCTCCTCCTCCGCCTCCAGGTAGGCGAGCAGCCGGGCCTTCTCCAGGACCAAGGCGAGGAGAAGCCCCACCTGGGCGAGCCTCCCCTCCCACCCCGAGGCCCAGCGCCGCGGCCGCCGATACCCGAGGAGGAGCCCCCCTTTGAACCCCTGGGCCCGGAAGGGGATCACGAGGGCGCTTCTTAGCCCCCAGGCCTCCGCCAAAGCGCAGCTCCCCTCCGCCAGGGTCTCCAGGACGAGGGGCTTCCCCTCCTCCAGGGCCCGCTCCAGGAGGTTGGGCCGGGGAAGGGGACCCTCCAGGGGCCTGGTGGCGTAAAGCAGCCTGAGCTCCGCCTCGGCCATGCCCACCAGGGCCTCCTCGGCCCCGAAGAGGACCTGGAGGCGGCGGGCGATGGCCGCGGCCAGGGCCTCGAGGCCGGGCGCCGACAAGGCCTCCTGGGCCAGGTCCACCAGGGCCTGGGTGAAGGCGGCCTGCTCCCTGAGGGCCCGCTCCATCCGGACCCGCTCGGTGATCTCGTGCAGGACCAAAACCCGCATCTCCCCCAGGCGGCGCCCCCGGACGCTGTAGGTCCGCCCCCCGAGGCGCACCTCCGCGCGCCCCCCCTCCAGGGCAGGGGCGAGGGTGGCGGGCAGGTCGCCAAGCCCCACCTCGGCCTCCACGCCGAGGATCTCCCGGGCCCGGGTGTTGGCGAAGCCCCGCTCCCCCAAGAGGACCACCACCCCGTCGGGGAGCTCCTCCAGCACCTCGGAAAGCCGCTTCCTCTCGGCGGCCAGGGCCAGGGAGAGGGCCGTCCTTTCCCGGTAAAGCTGGGCGTTCCGCAAGGCGACCCCCGCCACCCCGGCGAGGAGCTCCACGTACTCCACCTCCTCCTCCGTCACGGGAGGCCCTCCCGGGCCGTGGTCCACGGCCACGCACCCCAACGCCTCCTCCTCCACGAGGACGGGCACGTAGGCCACGCTGGCGCCCACGCCCTCCGCCAGGTGGGGGGGAAGGGCCTCCCGGGGCACGATCCGCGTCCGCCGCTCCCGCACCGCCTGGGCCATGGGGTCCGGGGAGGTGGCCACGGGCAAACGGATCCGGCTCCGCCCCTCGGTCCAGTAGAGGTCCTCCCCCCGGCGGGTCAGGTGCCCCACGAGCGCCCCCTCCCGCACCAAGGCCACCGTGACCCGGTAGAAGCCCAGGCGCTCCCTAAGGATCCCCGCGAGGACGGCCATCACCGCGTCGGGCTCCAGGGCCCGGGCGAGCTCCCGGGACGCGGCGCTCACGTGGGCCAGGCGCTCCGCGTGCTGGGAAAGCCGCCTGAGCGCCGCGTCCCGCTCCTTGAGCAGGGCGCCGTTCTTGAGGGCCAAGGCGGTGAGCTGGGCGAGGAGGGGCAGAAGGGGCTGCAAGCGGGAGGGCACCCGTTCCAGGGTAAGCACCCCCAGGGGGCGGAACCGGGGGCAGGAGGGGCAGATGAGGGCCCGGGTCTCTCGCGTGGCCCGGGGACGCTCCCGGCAACGCCTTTCGGGGTCGGCCCAGCAGAAGGCCTCCTCCTCCCCCACCACGGGAAGGAGCCACTCCTCTCCCCGCCTAAGGGGCCCCTCGGCGAAGAAGGCCTCCTGCACCGGGCCTTTGGCGTGGAGGGGCAGGGCCACGGAGGAGACGGTGTAACGGCGCCCCCGCCCCGAGGCCACCTCCCCCACGAGCTCCCGCGCCTCGGGGCGGTAGAGGAAGAGGGCCGCCCGCTCCACCCCTTCCTCCGTGGCCACCTCCAGGAAGTTGCGGAGGATCTCGGTGGGCTCGAGGTCCCCGAGGAGGGCCCGCTGGAAGCGGGCGAGCACGGCCGTTTCCGCGCGAGAGGCCATCTGGGACCAATGGTAGCATGGGGCCGGGGTTGCCAGGGGCTTCCAAAAATCTTAGACTCGGTCAAAGGGGGAGCCCCCGGCGGAAGGAGGTCCGGGATGCCCATAGACTTCAGCCTCACGGAGGAGCAAAGGCAGCTGCAGGCCCTGGCCCGGCGCTTCGCCAAGGAGGTCATCCTCCCCGTGGCCCGGGAGTACGACGAGAAGGAGGAGGTCCCCTGGCCCGTGATTGAGAAGCTCCACGAGGTGGGCCTCCTGAACGCCATCATCCCGGAGGAGTACGGGGGGATGGGGCTCAAGATGCTGGACGAGGTCATCGTGGGGGAAGAGCTGGCCTACGCCTGCATGGGCATCTACACCATCCCCATGGCGAGCGACCTGGGCATCACCCCGGTGCTCCTCGCAGGGACGGAGGAGCAGAAAGAGCGCTTCCTGAGGCCCCTCACCGAGAAGCCCGCCCTCGCCGCCTTCGCCTTAAGCGAGCCCGGAAACGGCTCGGACGCCGCCGCCCTCAAGACCAGGGCCATTCGCCAGGGCGACCACTACGTCCTGAACGGCACCAAGATGTGGATCTCTAACGGGGGAGAGGCGGAGTGGGTGGTGGTCTTCGCCACGGTGAACCCCGAACTCCGCCACAAGGGGGTGGTGGCCCTGGTGGTGGAAAGGGGCACCCCCGGCTTCAAGGCCATCAAGATCCACGGGAAGATGGGCCAAAGGGCCAGCGGCACCTACGAGCTCGTCTTTGAGGACGTGAAGGTGCCCGTGGAAAACCGCCTGGGCGAGGAGGGGGAGGGCTTTAAGATCGCCATGCAGACCCTAAACAAGACCCGGATCCCCGTGGCCGCGGGAAGCGTAGGCGTGGCGAGGCGGGCCCTGGACGAGGCCAGGAAGTACGCCAAGGAGCGGCAGGCCTTCGGCCAGCCCATCGCCAACTTCCAGGCCATCCAGTTCAAGCTCGCCGACATGCTCATCGGCATTGAGACCGCCCGCATGTACACCTACTACGCCGCCTGGCTCGCGGACCAAGGCCTTCCCCACGCCCACGCCAGCGCCATCGCCAAGGCCTACGCCTCGGAGATCGCCTTTGAGGCGGCCAACCAGGCCATCCAGATCCACGGCGGCTACGGCTACGTGCGGGAGTTCCCCGTGGAAAAGCTCCTCAGGGACGTGAAGCTCAACCAGATCTACGAGGGGACCAACGAGATCCAGAGGCTCATCATCGCCAGGCACATCCTGGCGGAGTGAGGAGGTGAGGAATGAAGTTCGTGGCGGTGATCCGGCAGGTGCCCGACGGCGAGAGCAAGCTCAGGATCCAGGGGGATCGCGTGGACCTCTCCGGGGCCACGATGATCCTGGACCAGATGGACGAGTACGCGGTGGAGGAGGCCATCCGCCTCAAGGAGAGGCACGGCGGGGAGGCGGTGGTGGTGGGGTTCGGCCCCGAGCGCACCGAGGAGGCCATCCGCACCGCCTTAGCCATGGGGATGGACCGCGGGGTCCACGTGGTCTACGAGGGCTTTGCCGACCCCGTGGCCGTGGCCGAGGCCCTGGTGGAGGTGCTCAAGGAGGAGGCCCCCACCCTGGTCCTCACCGGGGGGCAGCAGGCGGACTGGGACAGCCAAGCCCTAGGGGGCGCCCTGGCGGAGGCCCTAGGGGTGCCGGTGGTGGCCTGGACCACCGCCCTCGAGCTGGAAGGGGACACGGCCAAGGCCAAGCACGACCTGGACGAGGGGGCGGAGTGGGTTAGGGTGCGGCTTCCCGCCGTCTTCACCACGCAGCAGGGCCTGAACGAGCCCCGCTACCCCACCCTGCCCGGGATCATGAAGGCCAAGAAGAAGGAGATCCGGAAGGTGCAGGCGAGCCTTACCCCCAAGGTCACCCTGATTTCCGAGGAGATCCAGGAGAAGTCCAGGCTTGGCAAGATCCTGGACGGCAAGGACCCCGTGGCGGCGGCCGAAGAGCTCGTGCGGCTCCTCCACGAGGAGGCCAAGGTCATCTAGGAGGTGCCTATGGTGCTCGTAGTCTTGGACCACGACGGAAACCGGCTCAAGAAGGGAAGCCTCGAGGCCCTGACCCGGGCCCGTGACCTGGCCCAGGCCCTGGGGGGGAAGGTGGCCGGGGTGCTCCTCGCCGAGGAGAAGGCCCCCGTGGAGGAGGCCCGCAAGTACGTGGAGGTTCTCTACACCGCCACCCTAGGCCCCTACACCGCCGAGAAGTGGGCGGCCGGGGTGCTTAAGGCCGCCGAGGCCAGTGGGGCCAAGGCGGTGGTGGCCCCCTCCTCCAGGCAGAGCCGGGCCTACTTGGGCCGGGTGGCCTACGCCCTAAGAGCGGGGCTTCTTGAGGACACCCTCGAGTCCCGCGTGGAAGGCGGCGAGGTCCACGCCACCCGCTACGCCTACCTGAACCGGGTGACCCAGAGGGTGAAGGCGGCCCTCCCCGTGGTCCTCACGGTGAAGCCCAACACCACCCCCTTGGCCGAGCCCCTTCCGGGGGAGGCCGAGGCAGTGGCCCTAAGCGTGCCCGAGGTGCCCACGGTGGAGGTCCTGGAGCGCCTCCAGGAGGAGAAGAAGGGCGTCTCCCTCACCGAGGCGGACGTGGTGGTCACGGGGGGCCGGGGGATGGGCAGCCCCGAGGCCTTCAAGCTGGTGGAGGAGCTCGCCGCCCTCCTCGGGGGCGCGGTGGGGGCCACGCGGGCGGTGGTGGACGCGGGCTGGCGGCCCTACGCCGAGCAGGTGGGCCAGACGGGCAAGACCGTCCAGCCCTCCCTCTACATCGCCCTGGGGGTCTCCGGGGCCGTGCAGCACCTCGCGGGCATGAACAAGAGCAAGTACATCGTGGCCGTGAACAAGGACCCCGAGGCCCCCATCTTCAAGCACGCCGACTACGGCATCGTGGGGGACGTGCACCAGGTGCTCCCCGCCCTGATTGAGGCCGTGAAGAAGCTCAAGGACTGAGCCGAAGGTAAAGAACCCCCCGCCCAGAGGGCGGGGGGTTCTACACGCTTTTCGCCGGGGCCCCCATGCCGGCTTAGGCCGGCATGGGGTGGGCTCACCCCTTCCTCGGCTCCTCCGGGGGAGGAGGCGGCGCCCCCTCGTCCAGCATCCGGGCCTCCTCCACCCCTTCGGGGGAAGCGGCCTGGCTTGGGCTTTTTTCCTCGGCCTTCTCGGGGGCCTCTTTGGGCTTTTCGGGGGCGCGGAGAAGCCGAAGGAAGAGGTAGAGGAGGAGAAGGAGGACGAGCACCCCCACCACGTAAGGCCAGGCGGGGGGCGCCGGCACCTCAGGGGCCGGGGGCGGGGAGAGAGGCTCGGCGGGGGTGCGGAAGACCTCCTCCTCCAGCCGGGCCACCCGCCCGGAAAGGGCCCTCAAGGCCTCCCCCTGGCCCTGGACCTGGGCCTCGAGGGCGGCCACCCTGGCCTGAAGCCCTTGGTAGGCCGTGTAGGCCTGGTACCCCAAAAACACGAGGACCGCCACCAGGACCAGGGCCAGCACCGCAGGAAGCCACCTTCTCATGCTTCACCTCCTTTCCGGGATAGGCCCAAGGTTTTCCGGCCGTCCCCGGCCATTGTATCATGCCCTGGACTATGGCCGATAACGCGCGGCTCATCCTGGACGAGCTTCTGGCGGAGCTTGAGGAGAGGAGACGGCGGGTCCTCCAGGGAGGCGGGGAGGAACGCGTCAAAAAGCAACACCAGCAGGGCAAGCTCACCGCAAGGGAGCGGATAGACCTCCTCCTGGACCCGGGAAGCTTCGTAGAGCTCATGCCCTTCGCCGAGCACCTGGAAACCGGGCTCATGGAGGGGATAGAGGCCCCCGCGGACGGCGTGGTGACGGGCTACGGCACCATCGGGGGGAGGCTCGTCTTCGTCTTCAGCCAGGACTTCACGGTCTTGGGCGGCTCCCTGGGCAAGATGCACGGCCGCAAGATCGCGAGCCTCATGGACCTCGCGGCCAAGGTGGGGGCCCCCATCGTCGGCCTGAACGACTCCGCCGGGGCCCGGATCCAAGAAGGGGTGGACAGCCTCTCGGGCTACGGGGAGGTCTTCTACCGGAACGCCATCTACTCCGGGGTCGTCCCCCAGATCTCCGCCATCCTGGGGCCTTGCGCCGGGGGCGCCGTCTACAGCCCCGCCATGACCGACTTCATCCTCATGAGCCGGGGCACGAGCTACATGTTCATCACCGGGCCCGAGGTGATCAAGAGCGTCACCAAGGAGGAGGTGACCTTTGAGGAGCTCGGGGGGGCCGACGTCCACATGGAAAAAAGCGGGGTGGCCCACCTGGAGGGGAAGGACGACAAGGAGGTCCTGGACCTCGTCAAGAAGCTCCTCTCCTACCTGCCGCAAAACAGCCGGGAAAAGCCCCCGGTGTTGGAGCCTCAGGACGACCCCTTCCGCCCCACCCCGGAGCTTCTGGAGATCGTCCACCCCGATGCCCGCCGCCCCTACAACATGCACCAGGTGATCCGCACCCTCCTGGACGACGGGGAGTTTCTGGAGATCCAGCCCCGCTACGCCCGGAACATCATCGTGGGCCTGGGGCGGCTCGGAGGGTACCCCGTGGGGGTCATCGCCAACAACCCCCGCTTCATGGCCGGGGCCCTGGACATCAACGCCTCAGACAAGGCGGCCCGCTTCATCCGCACCATGGACGCCTTCAACATCCCCCTCCTCACCCTGGTGGACGTGACGGGCTTCCTGCCGGGCGTGGCCCAGGAGCACGGCGGGATCATCCGCCACGGGGCCAAGATGCTCTTCGCCTACGCCGAGGCCACGGTGCCCAAGATCACCCTCATCGCCCGCAAGGCCTACGGGGGGGCCTACCTCGCCATGAACTCCAAGGACATGGGGGCGGACGTGGTCCTGGCCTGGCCCACGGCGGCGGTGGCGGTGATGGGGGCGGAGGGTGCGGCGAACATCATCTACCGCAAGGAGATCCAGTCCTCCCAAAACCCCGAGGAGACCCGGAGGCGGAAGATTGAGGAGTACCGCCGGGCCTTTGACAACCCCTGGGTGGCGGCGGCCAGGGGGTACATTGACGACGTCATTGACCCCACCCACACCCGGCGCGTCCTCTACCAGCACCTAAGGATGCTCTGGGAGAAGCAGGAGGAGAGGCCCAGGAAGAAGCACGACAACATCCCCCTGTGATGGACAGGGAAGCCTTCGTCCAAACCCTGACCGCCTGCCGCCTCTGCCCCAGGCTCGTGGCCTGGCGGGAGGAGGTCGTGGGGAGAAAGCGGGCCTTCCGGGGCGAGCCCTACTGGGCGAGGCCGGTTCCGGGCTTTGGCGACCCCGAGGCCAGGATCCTCCTCTTCGGCCTCGCCCCCGGGGCCCACGGCTCCAACCGCACGGGCCGCCCCTTCACCGGGGACGCCTCCGGGGCCTTCCTCTACCCCTTGCTCCATGAGGCGGGCCTCTCCAGCAAGCCGGAAAGCCTTCCCGGGGACGACCTCAGGCTCTACGGGGTCTACCTCACCGCGGCGGTGCGCTGCGCCCCGCCCAAGAACAAGCCCACCCCCGAGGAGCTCCGCGCCTGCGCCCGCTGGACGGAGGTGGAGCTCGGCCTCCTCCCCGAGGTGCGGGTCTACGTGGCCCTGGGGAGGATCGCCCTCGAGGCCCTCCTCGCCCACTTCGGCCTGAGGAAGAGCGCCCACCCCTTCCGCCACGGGGCCCACTACCCCCTTCCCGGGGGAAGGCACCTCCTCGCGAGCTACCACGTCTCCCGGCAGAACACCCAGACGGGCAGGCTCACCCGGGAGATGTTCCTGGAGGTCCTGATGGAGGCTAAACGCCTCGCCGGGCTTTGAGCCAGGAGAGGAGGTCCTCGTAGTCCAAGGTGTTGAGCACCCGCTCGGGGCCGATCCAGGCCCGTTGCGCCGTGCCCACGGCGAGCTCCATGAAGCGGAGGTGGTCGGTCTGGTGGGCGTCGGTGGAGAGGCTGATCCAAAGCCCCATCCCGTAGGCCATGCGGGCCAGGTCGTCGGGGAGGTCCATGCGGTCGTAGTAGCCGTCAATCTCCACCGCCACGCCCTTTTCCTTGGCCTTCTGGAAGACGGCCTCCCAGTCGGCTTCAATGGGGGCGCGGCGGCCCAAAAGCCTCGCCGTGGGGTGGGCGAGGACGTGGACGAAGGGGTTTTCCAGGGCCTTGAGGAGGCGCTTGGTCTGGTCGGCCTTGGGGAGGTTGAAGCGGGAGTGGACGGAAACCAAAACCAGGTCCAGCTCCCTTAAGACCCAGTCCGGGTAGTCCAGGGTCCCGTCGGGGTGGATGTCCACCTCGGCCCCGGCGAGGAGGTAGGGG of the Thermus thermophilus HB8 genome contains:
- a CDS encoding response regulator transcription factor gives rise to the protein MARILVIEDEPLVGHMLRRFLERAGHEVVWAPNGEVGLRRLAEGFDLVVCDLIMPGIPGEEVIRRIREEAGPPVLAVSASVSRESQRRALEAGAQAFLGKPFEAQAFLRVVEGLLRGT
- a CDS encoding ATP-binding protein yields the protein MASRAETAVLARFQRALLGDLEPTEILRNFLEVATEEGVERAALFLYRPEARELVGEVASGRGRRYTVSSVALPLHAKGPVQEAFFAEGPLRRGEEWLLPVVGEEEAFCWADPERRCRERPRATRETRALICPSCPRFRPLGVLTLERVPSRLQPLLPLLAQLTALALKNGALLKERDAALRRLSQHAERLAHVSAASRELARALEPDAVMAVLAGILRERLGFYRVTVALVREGALVGHLTRRGEDLYWTEGRSRIRLPVATSPDPMAQAVRERRTRIVPREALPPHLAEGVGASVAYVPVLVEEEALGCVAVDHGPGGPPVTEEEVEYVELLAGVAGVALRNAQLYRERTALSLALAAERKRLSEVLEELPDGVVVLLGERGFANTRAREILGVEAEVGLGDLPATLAPALEGGRAEVRLGGRTYSVRGRRLGEMRVLVLHEITERVRMERALREQAAFTQALVDLAQEALSAPGLEALAAAIARRLQVLFGAEEALVGMAEAELRLLYATRPLEGPLPRPNLLERALEEGKPLVLETLAEGSCALAEAWGLRSALVIPFRAQGFKGGLLLGYRRPRRWASGWEGRLAQVGLLLALVLEKARLLAYLEAEEERLRALLEHSQDVVYVLDEEARIRFVSPSVRAVLGYDPEGYRRAALDALAFVHPEDQERARALFQELLARPEATLRGEFRLLHQDGTPIPVEAWGRNLLKDPRVGGVVVNVRDLRPRLEAERLKGEFLAAVSHELRTPLAAILGLAELLRQEPLPPEAQESVELILESAFRLKNMVDNLLDTSRLEAGRFEVSRRPVHLKPLLLELARSFQGVARLSGVEFRVEVEELPLMEVDPDRIVQVVGNLLANAFKFTPPGGSVRLWAGVRGEEVWVEVQDTGPGIPKEEIPRLFQRYARAKHPGVRGVAGTGLGLFISKHIVEAHGGRIEVESEEGKGSLFRVILPLYGPHPGD
- a CDS encoding acyl-CoA dehydrogenase family protein; amino-acid sequence: MPIDFSLTEEQRQLQALARRFAKEVILPVAREYDEKEEVPWPVIEKLHEVGLLNAIIPEEYGGMGLKMLDEVIVGEELAYACMGIYTIPMASDLGITPVLLAGTEEQKERFLRPLTEKPALAAFALSEPGNGSDAAALKTRAIRQGDHYVLNGTKMWISNGGEAEWVVVFATVNPELRHKGVVALVVERGTPGFKAIKIHGKMGQRASGTYELVFEDVKVPVENRLGEEGEGFKIAMQTLNKTRIPVAAGSVGVARRALDEARKYAKERQAFGQPIANFQAIQFKLADMLIGIETARMYTYYAAWLADQGLPHAHASAIAKAYASEIAFEAANQAIQIHGGYGYVREFPVEKLLRDVKLNQIYEGTNEIQRLIIARHILAE
- a CDS encoding electron transfer flavoprotein subunit beta/FixA family protein yields the protein MKFVAVIRQVPDGESKLRIQGDRVDLSGATMILDQMDEYAVEEAIRLKERHGGEAVVVGFGPERTEEAIRTALAMGMDRGVHVVYEGFADPVAVAEALVEVLKEEAPTLVLTGGQQADWDSQALGGALAEALGVPVVAWTTALELEGDTAKAKHDLDEGAEWVRVRLPAVFTTQQGLNEPRYPTLPGIMKAKKKEIRKVQASLTPKVTLISEEIQEKSRLGKILDGKDPVAAAEELVRLLHEEAKVI
- a CDS encoding electron transfer flavoprotein subunit alpha/FixB family protein encodes the protein MVLVVLDHDGNRLKKGSLEALTRARDLAQALGGKVAGVLLAEEKAPVEEARKYVEVLYTATLGPYTAEKWAAGVLKAAEASGAKAVVAPSSRQSRAYLGRVAYALRAGLLEDTLESRVEGGEVHATRYAYLNRVTQRVKAALPVVLTVKPNTTPLAEPLPGEAEAVALSVPEVPTVEVLERLQEEKKGVSLTEADVVVTGGRGMGSPEAFKLVEELAALLGGAVGATRAVVDAGWRPYAEQVGQTGKTVQPSLYIALGVSGAVQHLAGMNKSKYIVAVNKDPEAPIFKHADYGIVGDVHQVLPALIEAVKKLKD
- a CDS encoding acyl-CoA carboxylase subunit beta — its product is MADNARLILDELLAELEERRRRVLQGGGEERVKKQHQQGKLTARERIDLLLDPGSFVELMPFAEHLETGLMEGIEAPADGVVTGYGTIGGRLVFVFSQDFTVLGGSLGKMHGRKIASLMDLAAKVGAPIVGLNDSAGARIQEGVDSLSGYGEVFYRNAIYSGVVPQISAILGPCAGGAVYSPAMTDFILMSRGTSYMFITGPEVIKSVTKEEVTFEELGGADVHMEKSGVAHLEGKDDKEVLDLVKKLLSYLPQNSREKPPVLEPQDDPFRPTPELLEIVHPDARRPYNMHQVIRTLLDDGEFLEIQPRYARNIIVGLGRLGGYPVGVIANNPRFMAGALDINASDKAARFIRTMDAFNIPLLTLVDVTGFLPGVAQEHGGIIRHGAKMLFAYAEATVPKITLIARKAYGGAYLAMNSKDMGADVVLAWPTAAVAVMGAEGAANIIYRKEIQSSQNPEETRRRKIEEYRRAFDNPWVAAARGYIDDVIDPTHTRRVLYQHLRMLWEKQEERPRKKHDNIPL
- a CDS encoding type-5 uracil-DNA glycosylase — encoded protein: MDREAFVQTLTACRLCPRLVAWREEVVGRKRAFRGEPYWARPVPGFGDPEARILLFGLAPGAHGSNRTGRPFTGDASGAFLYPLLHEAGLSSKPESLPGDDLRLYGVYLTAAVRCAPPKNKPTPEELRACARWTEVELGLLPEVRVYVALGRIALEALLAHFGLRKSAHPFRHGAHYPLPGGRHLLASYHVSRQNTQTGRLTREMFLEVLMEAKRLAGL